Below is a genomic region from Thermodesulfobacteriota bacterium.
CAATAAAAGAGAGGACTGGAACAATTCGAAGGAGGCTCCTATCAATCGTTGATGAGCATAAGTTAAAGCGTATATTGCGACTTATGCTTGATGAATCAAGGCTGTTGAGCCCATATGGCATCAGGTCTGTTTCAAAGATCCATAAAGATCATCCTTATCTTTTCGACATAAATGGTGCTGAATATAGGTTAGACTATGAACCTGCGGAATCCACTTCAGGTCTTTTTGGCGGTAATTCCAACTGGCGGGGGCCAGTATGGTTTCCTTTAAATTTTCTGCTTATCGAATCACTTCAAAAGTTTCATTACTATTTCGGCGACGAATTCAAGGTGGAATGTCCTACTGGTTCAGGTAACACCATGACACTATGGGAGGTTGCTACTGAGCTCTCTCATAGGCTCATGAAGATATTTCTCAAGGATTCTAAGGGGAGAAGGCCAGTTTTTGGGGGGACCGAAAGGTTTCAAACTGATCCTTATTGGAGAGATCTAATCCTGTTTAATGAATATTTTCATGGTGATAACGGAGCTGGCTTAGGGGCAAGCCATCAAATGGGATGGACTGGTGTCGTTGCCAAACTCATACAGCAATGTGGTGAGTATTGCTTGCAAAACAAAAAACCAATTTTATGATATACAATTCGAGAGCACGGTTGAGGTTATAGATTAGATTTGGAAATAAATCTATGTTTTGGCTTTGAAAGAAGAACTTTATTTTCTATCGCAGGTGGTTGATTATAATTATTGAAAAAATTTTGAAGGAGAGGAAAAGAAAATGAAAAAGACACCAACTAAACCTAAAAAGCAGTCCAAGGAAGGGGGCTTGAAAAAACAGTATGTTAAGTCCGGCAGCGTGTGTAAAGTTACATTCAGACTTCCAAAGGAGGCTGTAAAAGGTGCTCGGAGGGTAAACATTGTCGGGGAGTTTAACGATTGGAGCATTGAAGCTAATCCGATGAAACCACTTAGGAGTGGGGAGTTCACACTGACCTTGGATCTAAGATCCGGTAGGGAATACAGATTTAGATATCTTGTTGAAGGCTATAGGTGGGAAAATGATTGGAACGCTGACCGATACGAAGAGAACATTTATGGTAGCGACGATTCGGTAGTTATCGTCTGATCTTGCGTTAAGCGTAGATATAACATTATTTTATTGCATGGCTTATTTACAGATAAGAAGTTCCAATCCTTAGATCGAATTCATTGATCCCGGATGTCTGCGGTTGTCGTAAACAGCGATGAACTTCTCATTCTTCCGTGGTGTATAGGTTATATATTAAAGCACGTGAGTGTTGAGTTCAGTCTTAAAGCGTTTCAATCAAACATCATTGATTCGATTCGAATGCTACTTAAGTGTATTGGGTTCCATAAGTTTGCTTTACACGAAACACAATTTTTATAGTCTGGGTTAATTTAGCTCTATGACTGAATTTTGATTAAATAGCCGAATATTGTAAAATAAAATGATATTCAAGTAACTTTCAACGTAGGGATTTTTACTTTTAAACATCTAAAATTCTAACCATACTGTCAATACAGATTTTCAAATCAAGATAGTTTTTTCATTGTGTCGACCAATAAAAAATGATCTAGTCATGAAAAACGAGCTAAGAAAAAGGGTCGTAATAGAAAATGTTAGACCTGAGATCGATTGTGGTGCTTTCCCAATAAAGAGAGTAGTGGGTGAAAAGGTTGTAGTAGAAGCCGATGTCTTTGCCGATGGGCACGATTCAGTTTCTGCAAGTCTTCTCTATAAAGCCCCAATTGAGAAGGATTGGAATGAGATATCAATGACTTCCTTGGAAAATGACAGATGGAGGGGTGAGTTTCTTGTTGAAAAAATCGGCAACTATTATTACTCGCTCGAGGGTTGGGTCGATTATTTTAAGACATGGCAGAAGGGTTTTAAAAAGAAATTCGAAGCTGGCTATGATACAAGAGTTGAACTTCTCATAGGTGCTGATCTTATTGATAATTCGTTAAGTATTGCTTCGAAGACAGATCGAAAAAGGCTTGAAGAGCTAAGTAATATTTTAAAAGGCAACAATGTGGAGGAAGCTATATCATTTGCCCTTGGTGACGAGCTTACAAATTTAATGGACAAGAATCCCGATAAGGCTTCTTCTACACGTTTTGAAAAAGAGTTCAGAGTTGTTGTGGATAGGCCAAGAGCGCTTTTTAGCGCATGGTACGAACGCTTTCCCAGATCTACTTCCTCTCTACCCGGTAAGCACGGTACCTTTAAAGATTTAGAAAAGTTACTACCCGAAATAGCGCGGATGGGGTTTGATGTTCTATATTTACCTCCGATACACCCAATCGGCAAGATTCACAGAAAGGGGAAAAATAATTCTTCTGATGCAAAACCTGAAGATGTTGGCAGTCCGTGGGCCATAGGGTCTGAAGAAGGTGGGCATAAGTCTATACATCCTCAAATTGGGGACATGCATGACTTTGAATCACTAGTAAAGAGTACAATGGATTTAGGTATGGAGGTAGCAATGGATTTAGCATTTCAATGCGCTCCCGATCATCCATATGTAGGGGAGCATCCTGAGTGGTTCCGAAAGCGGCCAGACGGAACTATTCAAAATGCTGAAAATCCACCAAAGAAGTATGAGGATATTTATCCTTTAAACTTCGAAACAGAAGACGTCCAGGGGCTTTGGGAAGAGCTCAAGAGCGTCACGATTTTCTGGATAAACAAAGGCGTTAAGATCTTTCGGGTTGATAATCCCCATACAAAAGCATTTCCATTTTGGGAGTGGCTTATAGGAGCGATAAAAAACGATTATCCCGAAGTAATCTTTCTATCCGAAGCCTTTACTAGGCCAAAGGTTATGTACAGATTAGCGAAGATCGGATTTACCCAGTCTTACACTTATTTCACCTGGAGAAATACGAAAAAAGAATTTATCGATTATCTGACCGAACTAATACACTCAGAGGTGAGTGAATTCCTTAGGCCTAACTTTTGGCCTAATACCCCAGACATACTTCCAGAGCATCTACAGTTTGGGGGTAGACCAGCTTTTATAATGCGGCTGGTACTGGCTGGCACACTTTCGTCCAACTATGGAATATATGGTCCTGCCTTCGAACTTTGCGAGGATGAAGCATTGACTGGAAAAGAGGAGTATCTGAATTCTGAGAAATATGCCATTAGGGAATGGGATTGGAGTACGGAGGGCAATCTAAGGGATTTAATAGCCATCTTTAATGCAATCAGGAAGGAGAATCCTGCCTTACAATTAACAAGAAACTTAAAATTCTACCAGGTGGATAATGAGTATCTCCTCTTTTATGGAAAGGCTACAGAAGACCTAGAAAACATAATACTTGTGGTAGCTAATCTTGACCCTTTTCATACACAATCAGGATGGGTAACTGTACCGATTGAAGACTTCGGTATTGATCCTGATCAACCCTACCTCGTTCATGATCTCTTGAGTCAGGACAAGTACATTTGGCATGGTGAGAGAAATTATGTCGAACTGAATCCTCATGTAATACCCGCTCATATCTTCAGGTTGAGGAAGAAGCTAAAAAGAGAGACTGACTTTGACTATTTCTTGTAGATTTACCAGCCATCAATTGACGAGGTCTAAAAATAGGCATGACACAAGAGGCGCATAGGGAGAATGCTCGATGACACGTGACGAGAATAATCTTGATGAAGATCCACTATGGTATAAGGATGCGATTATCTATGAGCTTCATATAAAGGCCTTTTACGATAGCGACGGGGATGGGATTGGCGATTTTAAAGGGTTAAAGCAGAAGTTGGACTATCTCGAGAATCTAGGGATAACTGCGATCTGGCTTTTGCCCTTCTATCCGTCTCCCTTCAGGGATGATGGATATGATATAGCCGATTACTACAATATTCATCCCGATTACGGCACCCTTAGAGACTTTAAAGAATTCTTGAAAGAAGCTCATAGAAGAGGAATTAAAGTAATCACCGAGCTTGTGTTGAATCACACCTCTGATCAGAATGAATGGTTTAAAAAGTCAAGACGAGCTAACCCCGGCTCAAGATGGAGAGATTATTACGTTTGGAGCGATTCACCAGAAATATATAAAGACGCAAGGATAATATTTAAGGACTTTGAAACCTCGAACTGGGCATGGGACCCCTTGGCAAAGGCTTACTACTGGCATAGATTTTATTCCCACCAGCCAGATTTAAACTATGAGAATCCCAACGTGCAAAAATCTATGTTTAAGGTAATCGATTATTGGATGGATATGGGGGTTGATGGGATGCGATTGGATGCCGTCCCATATCTTTTTGAGAGAGAAGGGACGAACTGTGAAAATCTACCTGAAACCTTTGAATTCTTAAAGAAACTCAGGTCACATGTTGACTCAAAGTATAAGAACAAAATGTTTCTTGCTGAGGCGAATCAGTGGCCCGAGGATGTAATTGAATATTTCGGGAATGGTGATAGATGCCATATGGCCTATCACTTCCCTTTGATGCCTAGAATCTTTATGTCATGCTGGATGGAAGATAGATTCCCAATAACGAACATTTTAGACCAAACTCCCAAAATACCTGACAATAGTCAGTGGGCACTTTTTTTGAGGAATCACGATGAACTTACCCTTGAGATGGTAACGGATGAAGAGAGGGACTACATGTACAGGATATACGCGAAGGATCCCACTGCGAGGATAAATTTAGGGATTCGCAGACGCTTATCTCCACTCTTGGGGAATCATAGAAGAAAGATAGATCTCATGAATTTCCTCCTCTTTTCGTTTCCGGGAACACCCATAATCTATTATGGTGATGAGATAGGGATGGGGGACAATTATTACCTCGGAGATAGAAATGGTGTCAGGACTCCGATGCAATGGAGCGCGGATAGAAACGCAGGGTTTTCCCAGGCGAATCCCCAGAAGCTCTATCTTCCAGTAATTATAGACCCGGAATATCATTATGAGTCTATCAACATCGAGAATCAGGTGATGAACCAATCATCTCTTCTATGGTGGATGAGGCGCGTTCTGGACATGAGAAAGCGATTTAAAGCCTTTGGCAGGGGTGATATAGAAATTTTACATACGGACAACCCAAAGGTACTTTCATTTATACGTCGGTATCGGGACGAGATAATACTTGTAGTAGTAAATCTTTCACGTTTTTCGCAGGTGGCAAATATTGACCTTGCCGGGTTTGCTGGCTATATACCTGAGGAGTTATTCAGTAGAAACAAATTCCCTACTATCAAAGAATCTCCATATGTCTTTACACTGGGATTTTATGATTATTTTTGGTTTTTATTGAAGAAGGGAGAGGAGGAAATAAGGCTACAGGATAGCGAGAGGATTCCACAACTAAGCGTTGACGGCAGTTGGCAAATGGTCTTTAAGGGGAGGTCTAAAGAAAGATTTGAAGAAGAGATCATACCTATTTATTTAAGAAGCTGTAGGTGGTTTGGTGGAAAAGCCCGAAAGATACAGGTCTCTACCATCGTGGAAAATATTCGGATGCAATTGAATTCATTTATTGCAAATACTCTGTTGATAGAGGTTAAATACACCGAGGGTTCATCGGATACCTATCTTTTACCTGTTTCTTTCTTGTCGGGCACGGAAGCAGACAACATTAAAAGAGAAATTCCTCAAGCTGTGATCGCTCATTTAAGATCGAAATCGGGGGATGGAATATTATACGATTGCGTCAATAACGAGGAGTTTCGTAGAAATATACTTCTTATGATTACTAAAAGGCTGAGTCTTAAGGGCATAAGGGGGGAGTTTAACGCATATCCCGGGAACTATTTAAGAAGATTCAATAAAGCGAGTAAGCTTCCTTTAGAGAAATCCAGGGTTTTAAAGGTAGAGCAGAGCAATACCTCGTTTATATATGGTAATAAGCTATTTTTTAAGCTTTACAGAAGACTTGATGAAGGCATGAATCCTGATCTTGAGATTGAGAGGTTCCTCACGGAGTATAAGTCCTTCCCCAATGTGCCCCCGTTCGCGGGTGCAATTGAGTATAAAAGACGCGGCTCGGAGCCAATCGTGTTAGGAATCCTACAAGCACTGGTACCAAACCAGGGTGATGCGTGGACCTATACTTTGGATTCAATTGAAGATTATTTTGAGAGAGTTCGCTCTAAGAATATTGATTTGAAGGAAATACCAAAAACGCCTGGGTTTCTCGTACAGGTAGCCTTTGATGATATACCTGTTCTTATACAGGAATTAATTAGTGGAGTTTATCTTGAGATGGCAATTCTCTTGGGAAAGAGAACAGCGGAGCTCCACTTAGCCCTTAGTACGGAAGTAGAAGATCCCAACTTTGCGCCTGAGCCCTTTTCGATTCTTTATCAGAGATCCCTTTACCAATCGATGGAAAGTCTGACCAAAAGGGTTATGGAGATGGTAAGGACTAATTTAAAGACCTTGCCTGCGGATATAAGAGATAAATTGATTGAGCTCTTGGATCGTGAAAGGGAAATTTTGGATCAGTTCAGGGGAATATACAGGAAAAAGCTCTCTGCAACGAAGATAAGGATCCATGGTGATTATCATCTCGGCCAGGTTCTGTTTACGGGAAATGATTTCGTGATAATAGACTTCGAGGGTGAACCGGCAAGGCCATTGAGTGAAAGGAGACTGAAAAGATCACCCTTGAGGGACGTCGCGGGAATGATAAGGTCATTTCATTATGCTGTCTTTAATTCTTTATTCAAATATTTGTTGAGGGATAAGAAATTCATAGAAGGCATCAAGCCATGGGCTGAAGTTTGGTATAAATTAGTCGCAGGAATTTTTTTAAAATCCTACATAGATACCGCTCGAAATGCGCCGTTTATACCGAATAACGATGAAGAGTTAGATAGAATGCTCAGGGCGTTCCTTTTGGAAAAGGCGGTTTATGAACTTGGTTACGAATTGAATAATCGTCCGAGTTGGCTGATCATACCCATTGAGGGAATCAATAATCTTCTGGAGGTTTAGTAGGAATGTCAGGAAAGTCGAATGGGGAAGAGAAGGGAGCTACAAATGTTCTATCCGGCATCAGTCTCTTTACGGAACATGACATTTATCTCTTTAAAGAGGGAAACCATTTTAAGCTTTACGACAAATTCGGATCGCACCCGATGGAGGTTGACGGTAAGAAAGGTACCTATTTTTCAGTTTGGGCTCCAAACGCTGAGAGGGTCTCATTAATCGGAGATTTCAACGGTTGGAATACTGACTCCGACCCGCTTTATAGCAGATGGGATGGGTCTGGCATCTGGGAGGGGTTTGCTCCTAAAATTGCAACGGGTGAGGTTTATAAATATCACATAGTTTCGAAGTTAAAGAATTACGAGGTAGAAAAGGGTGACCCCTTTGCATTTTATTGGGAGACTCCACCACGCACAGCTGCAAAAGTGTGGGATCTAAATTATGATTGGGGTGACGATGAATGGATGAGAAATAGATATAAATCTAATGCATTAAACTCCCCGATCTCTGCATACGAAGTGCATCTCGGGTCATGGAGAAGGGTTCCGGAGGAAGGTGATAGATTTCTTACTTACAGAGAACTAGCGCCTTACCTTGCGCAATATGTTAAAGAGACGGAGTTCACCCATGTGGAATTTTTACCCATTATGGAGCATCCGTTTTATGGTTCATGGGGCTATCAGACTCTTGGATATTTTGCCCCTTCAAGCAGGTATGGAACACCGCAGGATTTCATGTATTTGGTCGATCACCTGCATAAGCACGGGATAGGAGTCATTCTCGACTGGGTTCCTTCTCATTTCCCGAGCGATGAGTTTGGCCTTGTCTATTTCGACGGAACTCACCTGTACGAGCATGAAGATCCAAAAAAGGGATTTCATCCGGAATGGAACACTTATATCTTCAATTATGGAAGAAATGAAGTAAGGGCATTTTTGATAAGTAGTGCCCTCTTTTGGCTTGATAAGTACCATATTGACGGGTTGCGGGTTGACGCTGTGGCATCCATGCTCTATCTGGACTACGGTAGAAAAGAAGGAGAATGGATACCAAACCAGTATGGAGGAAAGGAGAATATTGAGGCAATAAGCCTTATTAAAAAATTAAACGAGGCGGTCTACCTAAGCCATCCCGATGTACAGACCATTGCTGAGGAATCCACTGCATGGCCTATGGTCTCAAGGCCGTCGTATGTCGGTGGCCTTGGATTTGGAATGAAATGGAATATGGGGTGGATGCACGATACCATTGATTATTTCTCTACTGATCCAGTATATAGAAAGTTTCACCAGAACCAACTTACGTTTAGCATTTGGTACGCATTCGCAGAAAACTTTTTTCTTTCCCTTTCTCATGATGAAGTTGTTTATGGAAAGGGGTCTCTACTCAGAAAAATGCCCGGAGATGATTGGCAAAAGTATGCAAACCTCAGGGCTTTATTCGGTTATATGTTCGGACATCCGGGTAAAAAGCTCCTTTTCATGGGTGGAGAGTTTGGGCAATGGAATGAGTGGTACCATGAAGCGAGTCTGGATTGGGACCTGCTGGAGTATCCTCCACACCGGGGTGTAAAAGACTGGGTTCAAGATCTTAATCACCTTTATAGAAATGAGCCGGCAATGCATGAGCTTGACTTCAGCATTGAGGGCTTTGAGTGGATAGAGTTCAGGGATTCTGAGAGCAGCGTAATTAGTTTTATCAGAAAGCCTAAAAGCACAAGCGATATTATGTTGATAGTATGCAATTTTACACCGGTTCCGAGATACAACTACAGGGTAGGCGTACCGAGAGGAGGCTTTTGGCGAGAGGTACTTAATAGCGATGCAACTATATATGGAGGAGGTGGTCATGGTAACGCGGGTGGCGTTGGAGCGACCCCTGTACCAATACATGGAAGATACAATTCTATCTCTCTAACCCTACCGCCTTTAGGTGTGTTGTTTTTTAAGAGCTAAGGTAAAAGGGAATAATATTTTTCCCCTCTCATCATATGCCTGTCCCGTTATCCAGTGCCAGCCGACTGATAATATTTTCTGCGAGTAATAATGTTTATGATGCTTCGACAGGCTCAGCATGAATGGTTTTGTTCGAATACCGTTCGCACTGAGCCTCGGCTGAGCAGTGAGCATGTCGAACTGTCGAAGTGCTTGGTCGAAGGGCATTATTAGCAGGCTTAAATCCTTCTAAATTATCCCTCAAAAATGACAGGCTCGACCGGGAAATATAGGGTACCCTATTCTCCCTTATTACTTTTTAATTTCTAACTTATTTTATAGATAATCGAGAATGCCGGATTTCATAGTTTCTTCTAAATCTTATGGAAATCTAAAGATTTCCGCTACAATACTATCTTTCTATAATCGAATTGTTTTGACTTCTAAGAAATCTTTATTTTTCAGCGTAGTGAATAAATGAAAATAGGCGCGAATTATTTAGGAAACGGTAATTGCGAATTTGTGGTTTGGGCTACCTTTCGGGAAAAGGTTGAATTATTGATATTTTCGCCTCTGCCGGAGAAAGGAACTTCTCCCGTAGTTTTCCCAATGGAAAAGGATGAGCTGGGTTACTGGAAAACTCTTGTTGAAGACGTTTATCCTGGGACACTTTATTTATACAGACTTGATGGTGAAAAAGAAAGGCCCGACCCCGCATCATATTGTCAGCCAAAAGGAGTTCATGGACCGTCACAGGTAATTGACCACAATTCATCTCATCGGGAAGACAGTAATTGGGGGGGGATAGATATTGCTCATATGATAATGTATGAGATTCACACTGGTACGTTTACTCCAGAGGGAACTTTCGAGGCCATAATCCCCAGACTTGATGCAATGCTTGATTTGGGAATAAATGCAATTGAGTTAATGCCTGTTGCACAGTTTCCAGGAGAAAGAAATTGGGGATACGACGGAGTGTTTCCCTATGCTCCTCAAATCAGTTATGGAGGTCCAAAGGGACTAATAAAGCTTATTAATGAGTGTCATAAAAGGGGGCTGGCTTTTATCCTGGATGTTGTCTACAATCACCTTGGTCCTGAGGGTAACTATCTTCGTGATTATGGACCATATTTTACGGATAAATACAGGACACCATGGGGAAACGCGATAAATTTCGATGATGCTTATAGCGACGAGGTAAGGGATTTCTTTATCCAGAATGCGATCTTCTGGTTCGAGAAGTATCATGTTGATGCTCTCAGGCTAGATGCAATACATGCCATGTATGATTTTAGCGCTAAACACATCCTAGAAGAACTTGCCGAAAAGGTTGAAGAACTTTCGGAAAAAGAAGATAGGAAATTTTATCTGATAGCGGAAAGCGATCTAAATGATTCCAGGATAATAGAGGGAAGAAAATTTGGAGGGTATGGGATTGATGCACAGTGGTGTGATGATTTTCATCATTCACTTCACACCCTACTTACAGGTGAGCGTTCAGGCTATTACTTGGATTTTGGAAAGACGGAATACCTTATAAGAGCCTTGAAAGAAGGATTTGTTTATTCCGGGCAATATTCAGTTTACAGGAAGAGAAGACATGGTAATTCACCAAAGGAAAGGTCGGGTAAGAAATTTGTAGTCTATTCTCATAATCATGACCACATAGGTAACAGGTTACAGGGAGAGAGGCTCTCTACCTTGATTTCATTTGAAGGATTAAAACTTGCTGCCGGCGTGGTTCTGCTCTCCCCCTACATTCCGTTTTTATTTATGGGAGAAGAGTATGGCGAAGACGCACCCTTCTTATATTTCGTAAGTCATTCTGATCCCGATCTCATACAGGCGGTGAGAAAAGGGAGAAAGGAGGAATTTGAATCTTTCGACTGGAAGGGAGAGCTGCCTGATCCACAGAGTTCAGAAAACTATGTCAATTCAAGAATAGATTGGGAAAAGAGGAATGAAGGTTCACATAACGTTTTGTTAAATTACTACAGGGAGCTTATAAAGCTCAGGAGAGAAATTCCAGCCCTATCTAACCTGAATAAGGACAATCTTGAAGTATGGGGATTAGAAAAGGAGAAGGTTGTATTTATGAGAAGGTGGGATGATCAGCAGGACACGCATGTTTTCTCCATCTTTAATTTGAGCGAATCAAATTTAGACATACATAGCCAATTTCCAGACGGTAGATGGAAAAAGTTGCTAGATTCTTCTGAAAAAAAATGGAACGGGCAGGGAAGTTTAACCCCGGAATTAATAGGATCTCAAGATGAAGTTGCTGTCAGAGGATATGGTCTTAGTCTCTTCATAAAAATCTAGGGGTGAGATTCTTATCGGCCGGTTTGTGAAACGGGGCCTACAATGATGTATAATCGTCCCCGTCGGCGTGTGTTTCTTAAAACGTAAAAGTATCTCGATTCTCCGAATTCATAAGAACAGAAGATTTCATGAAAATTGGTAAGTATGAATTTGAGCCACTTAGCTTATTATTGATATTTATCCCAATTGCGATTGTTTTGAAACTTTCTCATGCAAACCCAATTTGGATTTTCGCTACATCCGCATTGGCAATTATCCCACTCGCCGGATTCATTGGTAAAGCGACAGAAGAATTAGCCAAGGTCGTTGGTGCCGGTCTGGGTGGTTTGTTGAATGCTACATTTGGTAACGCGGCGGAATTGATTATTGCTCTAATTGCGCTGCGCCGAGGATTATTCGATATAGTCAAAGCGTCTTTAACAGGTTCAATCATCGGTAATATTCTCCTGGTTCTTGGAATGAGTGTTCTAGTTGGGGGTATTCGATATGATAAACAGGTTTTTAATAGAACAGCATCCAGCCTTGGTTCAACTTTATTGGCATTGAGTGCTATAGGACTGGTGATACCAGCCCTATTTCATATAATTGTCATAAAGGCACCAGCGATTGAACACGAGCTAAGTTTATTGATTGCAATAGTTCTTCTGATAACTTACTTTCTTAGCCTCATTTTTTCACTTTACACCCACCGGCATCTCTATTTGGGTAAGGCTGCCCTGATTAAAGAAGAAGAGCATCCTGAGTGGGGTAAGAATAAGTCTTTCATGATATTGATCCTAGCAGTGGTTGGGGTTGCGCTCATGAGTGAATTCCTTGTTGGTGCTGTTGAAGTTACTGCTGAAACATTCGGAATGACGGACGTTTTTATAGGTGTGATTGTTGTTGCTATAATAGGGAATGCTGCTGAGCACAGCACAGCCATACTTGTTGCTTATAAAAATAAAATGGACCTCGCCATGACTATCGCAATTGGCTCTAGCATCCAGATAGCGCTTTTTGTTGCACCAATACTTGTATTTGCTAGCTATCTTTTTGGTGAGCCTATGGATCTTATCTTTACTGACTTAGAGGTTGTCTCAGTCGGCATTTCCGTCTGGATTCTCAGTCTGATAGCCCATGATGGTGAATCTAACTGGATGGAAGGAGTTCAATTATTGGCAGTTTATCTTATACTTGCCGTTGCTTTTTATTTTCTTCCCTGACGCGAAAATATAGTTTAATAAAGTTTGTCTTTGTCCTTGAGTCGGATAACTGCTTAATTTATTTCTCAATTTTAGTTATTGGTTCCAAAATTTAGTGCTCTGGACAAACTGCAGTTTTGGACTAAAATCTTTCCGAATTAATTTAGTGACCCGACCTCGGTCGGTTAACATATTAACCTTTTTATAAAGAGCGTATATGCAAAGGAACAAGTTGATAAATGGATCGATGAACATGTGGCCTGGCCAACCCTATCCATTGGGGGCGACCTGGGACGGCGCGGGGGTCAATTTCTCCTTGTTCTCCGAAAATGCAACTGCTGTGGAGTTATGTCTGTTCGATAGCCCTGAAGGGGGAAAGGAAATAGCGAGGATACCCATAAAAGATCAGACAGATCAGATTTGGCATTTATATCTACCAGAGGCCCGTCCGGGTCAACTATATGGTTACAGGGTTTACGGACCATATGAACCGAAGGGGGGGCACCGCTTCAACCCGAGCAAGTTATTACTCGATCCTTATGCAAAGGCCATTGCTGGTACTGTTCAGTGGAGTGATGCCTTATTTGGTTACGCTGTGGGTCACACCGATGCTGATCTATCATTTGACGAAAGGGATAGCTCTTTGGGAATTCCGAAATGCGTAGTTGTTGATCCGGCATTCAGTTGGGGAGACGATAGTCCCCCACGTATCCCCTGGCATAAGACAATCATATATGAGCTACATGTAAAGGGCTATACAGCTCTTCATCCCGATGTGCCAGCAGAGTTGAGGGGTACTTACGCCGGACTTACTTGTCCAGCCTTATTGAAGTATTTGACGGATCTTGGCATAACAGCGGTGGAATTAATGCCTGTGCATCAATTTGTGGCAG
It encodes:
- the treZ gene encoding malto-oligosyltrehalose trehalohydrolase produces the protein MKIGANYLGNGNCEFVVWATFREKVELLIFSPLPEKGTSPVVFPMEKDELGYWKTLVEDVYPGTLYLYRLDGEKERPDPASYCQPKGVHGPSQVIDHNSSHREDSNWGGIDIAHMIMYEIHTGTFTPEGTFEAIIPRLDAMLDLGINAIELMPVAQFPGERNWGYDGVFPYAPQISYGGPKGLIKLINECHKRGLAFILDVVYNHLGPEGNYLRDYGPYFTDKYRTPWGNAINFDDAYSDEVRDFFIQNAIFWFEKYHVDALRLDAIHAMYDFSAKHILEELAEKVEELSEKEDRKFYLIAESDLNDSRIIEGRKFGGYGIDAQWCDDFHHSLHTLLTGERSGYYLDFGKTEYLIRALKEGFVYSGQYSVYRKRRHGNSPKERSGKKFVVYSHNHDHIGNRLQGERLSTLISFEGLKLAAGVVLLSPYIPFLFMGEEYGEDAPFLYFVSHSDPDLIQAVRKGRKEEFESFDWKGELPDPQSSENYVNSRIDWEKRNEGSHNVLLNYYRELIKLRREIPALSNLNKDNLEVWGLEKEKVVFMRRWDDQQDTHVFSIFNLSESNLDIHSQFPDGRWKKLLDSSEKKWNGQGSLTPELIGSQDEVAVRGYGLSLFIKI
- the cax gene encoding calcium/proton exchanger — encoded protein: MKIGKYEFEPLSLLLIFIPIAIVLKLSHANPIWIFATSALAIIPLAGFIGKATEELAKVVGAGLGGLLNATFGNAAELIIALIALRRGLFDIVKASLTGSIIGNILLVLGMSVLVGGIRYDKQVFNRTASSLGSTLLALSAIGLVIPALFHIIVIKAPAIEHELSLLIAIVLLITYFLSLIFSLYTHRHLYLGKAALIKEEEHPEWGKNKSFMILILAVVGVALMSEFLVGAVEVTAETFGMTDVFIGVIVVAIIGNAAEHSTAILVAYKNKMDLAMTIAIGSSIQIALFVAPILVFASYLFGEPMDLIFTDLEVVSVGISVWILSLIAHDGESNWMEGVQLLAVYLILAVAFYFLP